From Synoicihabitans lomoniglobus, the proteins below share one genomic window:
- a CDS encoding YicC/YloC family endoribonuclease, which produces MKSMTGFGRASVPLGDATVVVQVNSVNRKSLDLSMRLPDVWASLEPSIAEAVREVASRGKVHLQVGLEAASGDEAKVGAALDRLQSIADANGISFQPDARLLWEIANDRRATAEPELDEAVEVAVLEAAEEALRSFAAMRAREGEALLIDFLTRLDVLKRNVAAVAERAPHVPVLYRDVLFKRLRDADLDLDVSDERVLKEVALFADRCDITEEITRLKSHLQQLETLLRTEGEIGRKGEFILQEVGREIHTIGSKANDLEISKNVIELKNELERIREQMANVE; this is translated from the coding sequence ATGAAGAGTATGACTGGCTTTGGACGGGCCTCCGTTCCCTTGGGTGATGCGACCGTGGTCGTGCAGGTGAACTCCGTGAATCGGAAGTCGCTGGATCTGTCCATGCGCTTGCCCGACGTGTGGGCATCGTTGGAGCCCAGCATTGCGGAGGCCGTGCGCGAAGTCGCGTCGCGGGGCAAGGTGCACCTCCAGGTGGGCCTCGAAGCGGCCAGCGGCGACGAAGCCAAGGTCGGCGCGGCGTTGGACCGACTCCAAAGCATTGCCGACGCCAACGGGATATCATTCCAACCCGATGCCCGCCTGCTGTGGGAAATAGCCAATGACCGGCGAGCCACGGCCGAACCCGAATTGGACGAAGCCGTGGAGGTCGCGGTCCTCGAAGCGGCGGAGGAAGCGTTGCGCTCGTTTGCCGCCATGCGCGCTCGCGAAGGTGAAGCCTTGCTGATCGATTTCCTCACCCGGCTCGATGTGCTGAAGCGCAATGTCGCGGCGGTAGCCGAACGGGCTCCACACGTGCCGGTCCTCTATCGAGACGTATTGTTCAAACGGTTACGTGACGCCGATCTGGACCTCGATGTCTCCGATGAACGCGTCCTCAAGGAAGTCGCCTTATTCGCCGATCGTTGCGACATCACGGAAGAAATCACGCGATTGAAGAGCCACCTGCAACAACTCGAAACGCTGTTGCGCACCGAAGGTGAAATCGGCCGCAAGGGCGAATTTATCCTCCAGGAAGTCGGCCGCGAAATTCACACCATCGGCAGTAAGGCCAATGATCTCGAAATCTCGAAAAACGTCATCGAACTGAAGAATGAGCTCGAACGCATTCGCGAGCAAATGGCCAACGTCGAGTGA
- a CDS encoding four helix bundle protein → MADSPENLAERTYRFARDVRRIVNLMPSSTATREDIKQVVRSSGSVAANYLEAQEGLSRNDFFYRIKVCRKEARESQLWLKLLAEDSDPSTRPEIAHLMDEANQLTRIFASIAHKQDDSDA, encoded by the coding sequence ATGGCTGACTCCCCGGAGAACTTGGCTGAACGCACCTATCGATTCGCCCGGGATGTGCGTCGCATTGTAAACCTGATGCCATCCTCAACGGCAACGCGGGAGGACATTAAGCAGGTCGTGCGTTCGTCGGGATCGGTGGCGGCAAATTATCTGGAGGCGCAAGAAGGGCTGAGTCGGAACGACTTTTTCTACCGTATAAAAGTATGCCGTAAAGAGGCTCGCGAATCTCAACTCTGGCTGAAACTTCTGGCGGAGGATTCCGATCCTTCCACCAGGCCGGAAATAGCGCACCTGATGGATGAAGCCAACCAACTCACGCGCATTTTTGCCTCCATTGCCCATAAGCAGGACGATTCCGATGCTTGA
- the trpB gene encoding tryptophan synthase subunit beta: MATSVDPSVPSSTDRFAQPDAAGHFGPYGGVYVPETLMTALQELGAAYETARQDPAFVEELRHHLKEFAGRPTELYFAERLTAHCGGAKIYLKREDLLHTGAHKINNAIGQAILAKRMGKKRIIAETGAGQHGVATAAVCAKFGLSCRVYMGAVDMERQALNVFRMRLMGAEVIGVEAGQKTLKEAINEAMRDWVTNVRETHYILGSALGSHPYPMMVRDFHRVIGLETKDQIMAAEGRLPDEMIACVGGGSNAIGFFFEFLDDKAVRLVGVEAGGRGITRGEHAARFEGGKLGVLQGCKTYILQDSDGQIELTHSVSAGLDYAAIGPEHAYYRDQKRIDFAYACDDEVMEVFQLVSKLEGIIPALESTHALVHGLKRAKEMGPDEILIINLSGRGDKDVSQVQQMLDLKEPSSR, encoded by the coding sequence ATGGCCACCTCCGTCGATCCATCCGTTCCCTCCAGCACTGACCGTTTTGCCCAGCCCGATGCGGCGGGTCATTTCGGACCTTATGGTGGCGTGTATGTGCCTGAGACGCTGATGACGGCGCTGCAGGAACTGGGCGCAGCCTATGAAACCGCCCGCCAAGATCCGGCGTTTGTGGAGGAATTGCGGCATCACTTGAAGGAGTTCGCGGGACGCCCCACCGAGCTCTATTTTGCCGAGCGTCTCACCGCGCATTGTGGCGGTGCCAAGATTTACCTGAAGCGGGAGGACCTGCTGCACACCGGGGCGCACAAGATCAACAATGCCATTGGCCAGGCGATCCTCGCCAAACGCATGGGCAAAAAACGCATCATTGCCGAGACCGGCGCCGGCCAACACGGGGTGGCGACAGCCGCGGTGTGCGCGAAGTTTGGACTGTCGTGCCGGGTTTACATGGGGGCGGTCGACATGGAGCGACAGGCCTTGAACGTGTTTCGCATGCGTCTCATGGGCGCCGAAGTGATCGGCGTGGAAGCGGGCCAGAAAACGCTCAAGGAAGCGATCAACGAAGCCATGCGCGACTGGGTGACCAATGTGCGCGAGACGCACTACATTCTCGGCTCTGCGCTCGGCTCGCATCCGTATCCCATGATGGTGCGTGATTTCCACCGCGTGATCGGGCTGGAAACGAAGGATCAGATCATGGCCGCGGAAGGTCGTCTCCCCGACGAGATGATCGCGTGTGTCGGTGGTGGCTCGAACGCCATTGGCTTCTTCTTTGAGTTTTTGGATGACAAAGCGGTGCGCCTCGTCGGGGTCGAAGCGGGCGGCCGCGGCATCACGCGCGGCGAACACGCGGCGCGTTTCGAGGGAGGTAAACTGGGCGTCCTCCAAGGCTGCAAGACCTACATTCTCCAAGATTCGGACGGACAGATCGAGCTGACGCATTCGGTGAGTGCCGGACTCGATTACGCGGCGATCGGTCCCGAGCACGCGTATTATCGGGACCAAAAGCGCATTGATTTCGCGTATGCCTGTGACGACGAAGTCATGGAAGTCTTCCAACTGGTATCCAAGCTCGAAGGCATCATCCCGGCGCTAGAGTCGACGCACGCCCTGGTGCACGGCCTCAAGCGTGCGAAAGAAATGGGCCCGGACGAGATCCTGATCATCAACCTCAGCGGCCGCGGCGATAAGGATGTCAGTCAAGTCCAGCAGATGCTGGACTTGAAAGAGCCAAGTAGCAGGTAA
- a CDS encoding STAS domain-containing protein, producing the protein MSLNPEPRFLVNPDSDPIALRVEGKATFKNCACVKDFMDEQIAAGKRRFVMDFENCVGMDSTFLGVMAGSAIQLRKTQPRGSLVVSGLNERNRELVSNLGLDRLLTVDEQAKVPPTAANGAALKTEALSDDLVAARTVLDAHRNLVEADGENAAKFQDVIKLCSRQLGED; encoded by the coding sequence GTGTCCTTAAACCCCGAACCACGTTTTCTCGTAAATCCTGACTCCGACCCGATCGCTCTGCGGGTCGAAGGCAAAGCTACGTTCAAAAACTGTGCCTGCGTGAAGGATTTCATGGATGAACAAATCGCCGCCGGTAAGCGTCGATTTGTCATGGATTTCGAGAACTGCGTGGGCATGGACAGCACCTTTCTCGGTGTGATGGCCGGATCGGCCATCCAGTTGCGTAAAACCCAACCGCGCGGCTCCCTGGTCGTCAGCGGGCTGAATGAGCGCAACCGCGAGCTCGTGAGCAACCTCGGACTCGATCGCTTGCTGACCGTCGACGAACAGGCGAAGGTGCCGCCCACCGCGGCGAATGGCGCCGCGCTGAAAACGGAGGCGTTGAGCGATGATTTGGTCGCTGCGCGCACGGTGCTCGACGCGCATCGCAACCTCGTCGAGGCCGATGGCGAAAATGCGGCCAAGTTTCAGGACGTGATCAAACTTTGTTCCCGCCAACTCGGCGAGGACTGA
- a CDS encoding aconitate hydratase codes for MSLPNPFNTRGTFEANGATHSLYSLPALKAAGYAIDRLPVSIRLVLESLLRNCDGKRVTEDAVATLAGWQAKAERTAEVPFVVARIVLQDFTGVPLLVDLAAMRSAVDKVGKDPKIIEPLVPVDLVVDHSVQVDFAGSAEALAKNLDLEFTRNRERYQFVKWGMQAFDTFKVVPPGIGIVHQVNLEYLAQGVLKDGNDTYYPDTLVGTDSHTTMINGLGVVGWGVGGIEAEAGMLGQPVYFLTPDVVGVHLTGALQEGVTATDLALTITELLRAKKVVGKFVEFYGPGAKALPLVDRATIANMAPEYGATMGFFPIDEETSIYLRGTGRAEKHVALYESYYKAQELWGIPEKGQIDYSVDVELDLSTVVPSVAGPKRPQDRIVLPQLKDAFKSLYTAPASDGGFGRAADDYGTTVEVCHTGIVSESGGGSQETAEAGSTLASEQEMGDHPTPEPVMASHDHGGKVTNGSVLIAAITSCTNTSNPSVMLAAGLLAKKAVARGMTVNPLVKSSLAPGSRVVTDYLNKTGLAPYLDKLGFQTVGYGCTTCIGNSGPLDPAIEKAVVDNDLVAASVLSGNRNFEARVHQNIKSNFLMSPPLVVAFALAGRVDIDMSSDPIAKDENGVDVYLKDIWPSLSEIRDEMASALKPEVFKALYSDFTSQNPKWNEIPSSVGNVYEWDRDSTYIQEPPFFTDFSLEPGAIAPITGARPMGIFGDSVTTDHISPAGAIKKDSPAGRYLGENGVEFVDFNSYGSRRGNDRIMTRGTFANVRIKNLMVAPKEGGYTVLQPEGTEMSIYDAAMTYKQRGTPLIVIAGQEYGTGSSRDWAAKGTNLLGVKVVVAESFERIHRSNLVGMGVLPLQFKDGASAKTLGLDGTEVYDVVGLTSDVKPQQDLVLRITRANGTSEDVTVACRIDTPIEVDYYQHGGILPYVLRQIIARN; via the coding sequence ATGAGCCTCCCGAATCCGTTTAACACCCGGGGCACGTTCGAAGCGAACGGCGCCACGCACTCCCTCTACTCGCTGCCCGCCCTCAAGGCGGCTGGTTACGCGATCGACCGCCTGCCGGTTTCGATCCGTCTGGTGTTGGAGTCGCTGCTGCGCAATTGCGACGGCAAGCGGGTGACGGAAGACGCCGTGGCGACGCTCGCGGGTTGGCAGGCCAAGGCCGAACGCACCGCCGAGGTGCCGTTTGTGGTGGCTCGCATCGTGTTGCAGGATTTCACGGGAGTGCCGTTGCTCGTCGACCTCGCCGCCATGCGTTCAGCGGTCGACAAGGTGGGCAAGGATCCGAAAATCATCGAGCCGCTCGTGCCGGTTGACCTCGTGGTCGATCACTCCGTGCAGGTCGACTTCGCGGGTTCCGCCGAAGCGCTGGCCAAGAATCTCGATCTCGAGTTCACCCGCAACCGCGAGCGCTATCAGTTCGTGAAGTGGGGTATGCAGGCGTTTGATACGTTCAAGGTCGTGCCTCCGGGCATCGGTATCGTTCACCAGGTCAATCTCGAGTATCTCGCCCAAGGCGTGCTGAAGGACGGCAATGACACGTATTATCCCGACACGCTCGTCGGCACCGATTCGCACACCACCATGATCAACGGCCTCGGCGTCGTGGGCTGGGGCGTGGGTGGCATCGAAGCCGAAGCCGGCATGCTGGGTCAGCCGGTCTACTTCCTCACACCCGACGTCGTCGGCGTGCATCTCACCGGTGCGTTGCAGGAAGGCGTCACGGCCACCGACCTCGCGTTGACCATCACCGAGTTGCTTCGCGCCAAAAAGGTGGTGGGCAAGTTTGTCGAGTTTTACGGGCCGGGCGCGAAGGCGCTGCCGTTGGTCGACCGCGCCACCATCGCCAACATGGCCCCGGAATACGGCGCGACGATGGGCTTTTTCCCGATCGACGAAGAGACCTCGATTTACCTGCGCGGCACCGGTCGCGCCGAGAAGCACGTGGCGCTCTATGAGTCCTACTACAAGGCGCAGGAGCTGTGGGGCATCCCCGAGAAGGGCCAGATCGATTACTCGGTCGACGTCGAACTCGACCTTTCGACAGTCGTGCCGAGTGTGGCCGGACCGAAGCGTCCGCAGGACCGCATTGTGCTGCCGCAGCTCAAGGATGCGTTCAAATCACTCTACACGGCTCCCGCATCCGACGGCGGTTTCGGTCGGGCCGCGGACGACTACGGCACCACGGTGGAGGTCTGCCACACGGGCATTGTCAGCGAGTCGGGCGGAGGCAGCCAAGAGACCGCGGAGGCAGGTTCAACCCTCGCTTCGGAACAAGAAATGGGCGACCATCCGACGCCCGAGCCGGTGATGGCCAGCCACGACCACGGCGGCAAAGTGACCAATGGCAGCGTGCTCATCGCCGCGATCACCAGCTGCACCAACACGTCCAATCCGAGCGTGATGCTCGCCGCCGGTTTGCTCGCCAAAAAGGCCGTCGCGCGCGGCATGACCGTCAACCCACTGGTCAAGTCTTCCCTCGCTCCCGGTTCCCGCGTGGTCACCGACTACCTCAACAAGACGGGACTTGCCCCCTACCTCGACAAGCTTGGTTTCCAGACTGTCGGCTACGGTTGCACGACGTGCATCGGCAACTCCGGCCCGCTTGATCCCGCGATTGAAAAGGCGGTCGTCGACAACGATCTCGTCGCGGCATCCGTGCTCTCGGGCAATCGCAACTTCGAGGCCCGGGTTCACCAGAACATCAAGTCGAACTTCCTCATGTCGCCGCCACTCGTGGTCGCCTTTGCGCTCGCCGGTCGCGTTGATATCGACATGTCCTCCGATCCGATCGCCAAGGACGAAAATGGCGTGGATGTTTACCTGAAGGACATTTGGCCGTCCCTCTCCGAGATTCGGGACGAAATGGCTTCCGCCCTCAAACCCGAGGTCTTCAAGGCACTCTACAGCGACTTCACCAGTCAGAACCCGAAGTGGAACGAAATCCCGTCTTCGGTGGGCAACGTTTACGAATGGGACCGTGATTCGACCTACATCCAGGAGCCGCCGTTCTTCACCGACTTCAGCCTCGAACCGGGGGCCATCGCTCCGATCACCGGTGCCCGTCCGATGGGTATTTTCGGTGATTCGGTCACGACCGACCACATCTCGCCCGCCGGCGCGATCAAGAAGGACTCTCCGGCCGGTCGTTATCTGGGCGAAAACGGCGTCGAGTTCGTCGACTTCAATTCCTACGGTTCCCGTCGCGGCAACGACCGGATCATGACCCGCGGCACGTTTGCCAATGTGCGGATCAAGAACCTCATGGTCGCACCGAAGGAAGGCGGCTACACCGTGCTCCAACCGGAAGGCACGGAGATGTCGATCTACGACGCCGCGATGACCTACAAGCAGCGCGGCACGCCGTTGATCGTGATCGCCGGCCAGGAATACGGCACGGGTTCGTCCCGTGACTGGGCCGCCAAAGGCACGAACCTGCTCGGCGTCAAAGTCGTGGTCGCGGAGTCCTTCGAGCGTATTCACCGCAGCAATCTCGTCGGCATGGGCGTGCTGCCCCTGCAGTTCAAGGACGGCGCGAGTGCCAAGACGCTCGGGCTCGACGGGACCGAAGTTTACGATGTCGTGGGGCTCACCTCCGACGTGAAACCGCAACAGGACCTTGTCCTGCGGATCACGCGGGCCAATGGCACCAGCGAAGACGTCACCGTCGCCTGCCGCATCGATACCCCGATCGAGGTCGATTACTACCAGCACGGCGGCATTTTGCCCTACGTGCTGCGACAAATCATCGCTCGTAATTGA
- a CDS encoding TraR/DksA family transcriptional regulator — MSSSGKAKPTAKTAKKSSARDALRSRALGRSKSNKSIAFSLDEVKEIAKTSSAKEDAEATKKAAKTADKKAVIEATLAAAKPSVVAAASLADILGFTPGGGKKSAYDDPKSVPEKYRRYYKLLLELREHLTGQIDQHSEDTLKRSSKDDAGDLSSYGQHMADAGTDTFDRDFALSLVANEQEALSEIEAAITRIKNGTYGICEVTGEPIDKERLLAVPFTRNSAAAQKQLERNRHRVRTQAGLLGDFGEDGGSMGSSGDED, encoded by the coding sequence GTGAGTTCCTCCGGTAAAGCCAAACCCACCGCCAAAACGGCTAAAAAAAGTTCCGCCCGCGACGCCCTGCGCAGCCGCGCCCTGGGCCGCTCCAAGAGCAATAAATCGATCGCCTTCAGCCTCGATGAGGTGAAGGAAATCGCCAAGACGAGTTCCGCCAAGGAAGACGCCGAGGCGACCAAGAAGGCGGCCAAAACCGCCGACAAAAAGGCGGTCATCGAGGCCACCCTCGCCGCCGCCAAACCGTCGGTGGTCGCCGCGGCCTCCCTCGCCGACATCCTCGGTTTCACGCCCGGGGGCGGCAAGAAATCCGCTTACGACGATCCCAAGTCCGTGCCGGAAAAATATCGCCGCTACTACAAGCTGCTCCTCGAACTCCGCGAGCATCTCACCGGCCAGATCGACCAGCACTCGGAAGACACCCTCAAGCGCTCCTCCAAGGACGACGCCGGTGATCTCTCCTCCTACGGTCAACACATGGCCGATGCCGGCACCGACACCTTTGACCGCGATTTCGCCCTTTCTCTCGTCGCCAACGAACAGGAAGCCCTGTCCGAGATCGAGGCCGCCATCACTCGCATCAAAAACGGCACCTACGGCATTTGCGAAGTGACGGGGGAACCCATCGACAAGGAGCGCCTCCTCGCCGTGCCGTTCACCCGCAATTCCGCCGCCGCGCAAAAACAACTCGAACGCAATCGCCACCGCGTCCGCACCCAGGCCGGCCTCCTCGGCGACTTCGGGGAAGATGGCGGCTCCATGGGCAGTTCCGGTGACGAAGACTGA
- the ileS gene encoding isoleucine--tRNA ligase, producing MATDLKNTLLLPQTDFPMRANLVKREPERLAQWNKLDLYQAMQRLRADAPTFVLHDGPPFTNGDVHIGTALNKSLKDIVCRYKTMRGFRTPYVPGWDCHGLPIEQKVTREIQDSGEDVTTAERRARCDAFSERWIGIQKEQFKRLGVQADWASEYKTKAPAYEADIIRTFASFVDQGIVYRSKKPVYWSIPFETALAEAEIEYKDHVSPAIWVKFTVPAAEAAKFGLPNDKLLSIVIWTTTPWTIPANMAIALNPRVDYVVADLGDERILVAKALLDSVLTSAKHEGEAPVVHQVVGQSLEHLAARHPFVDRASPVVLAEYVTTDSGTGCVHTAPGHGADDYITGLNYQLEVYCPVGDDGCYVDDGQIPAELVGLSTLESVEDMAAKKTSTANIGVLKLLAAKSALLAKARYPHSYPHCWRSKTPIIFRAVDQWFVSLDQGGHRAKALEAIGGVRWVPTHGETRIRGAVEARPDWCISRQRSWGVPIIAFYGPDKAPFIDAGVIRAVADKIATRGTNFWYDATSTEILDGVALPAGWPAAADLTCGRDTLDVWIDSGSSHNAVLGTGQGTTSRPADLYLEGSDQHRGWFQSSLWTSIISRGDAPYKAVLTHGFIVGEDGKKISKSGTYEKPPTSDNYINQFGADVIRLWIASQDFTQDITLSDKILGIAGDAYRLFRNTLRYQLSTQFDFDPAQHTVPVAEMDTLDRWALHQTAVLADACTTAYDAYEFHRVFQLCNHFCAVTLSSIYHDILKDRLYTFPANHPQRRSSQTAIRHIFETLVRLLAPVLSFTTDEAWAHATTGTDFTSDPIHLQDWPVIPADWKDATIDAEVSALLKVRGQVTEAIEPARQAGQIGKSLDAAVTVSVPDASPAAAVLTKYRDFLPELFIVSRVSLTPGAAAPDVKIEVSHCQKHQDVRCPRCWRWVPSLTAGPHGETCPRCTEALG from the coding sequence ATGGCGACTGACCTGAAAAACACCCTGCTGCTCCCTCAAACCGATTTCCCCATGCGAGCCAATCTCGTCAAACGGGAGCCGGAGCGCTTGGCGCAATGGAACAAGCTCGACCTCTATCAGGCCATGCAGCGCCTCCGGGCCGACGCCCCGACCTTTGTCCTGCACGACGGTCCGCCTTTCACCAATGGTGACGTCCACATCGGCACCGCCCTGAACAAATCGCTCAAGGACATCGTTTGCCGCTACAAGACCATGCGCGGTTTCCGCACCCCGTATGTGCCCGGCTGGGACTGTCACGGCCTGCCGATCGAGCAAAAGGTCACCCGCGAAATCCAGGATTCCGGTGAAGACGTGACCACCGCCGAGCGCCGCGCTCGCTGCGACGCGTTTTCCGAGCGCTGGATCGGCATCCAAAAGGAGCAGTTCAAGCGCCTTGGCGTGCAGGCCGACTGGGCCAGTGAATACAAAACCAAGGCGCCCGCCTACGAAGCCGATATCATTCGCACCTTCGCCTCCTTCGTCGATCAAGGCATCGTCTACCGCTCGAAAAAGCCCGTTTACTGGTCGATTCCCTTCGAAACCGCCCTCGCCGAGGCCGAAATCGAATACAAAGACCACGTGTCGCCCGCCATTTGGGTGAAGTTCACGGTCCCGGCCGCCGAGGCCGCGAAATTCGGCCTGCCCAACGACAAACTCCTTTCGATCGTCATCTGGACGACCACGCCGTGGACCATCCCCGCCAACATGGCGATCGCGTTGAATCCGCGAGTCGACTACGTCGTCGCGGACCTCGGGGACGAGCGTATTCTCGTCGCGAAAGCGCTGCTCGACAGCGTGCTGACGTCGGCTAAACACGAGGGCGAAGCGCCCGTCGTGCACCAAGTCGTCGGACAGTCGCTCGAACATCTCGCCGCCCGCCATCCGTTTGTCGATCGAGCCTCCCCCGTCGTGCTGGCGGAATACGTCACCACCGACAGTGGCACCGGTTGCGTGCACACCGCCCCGGGCCACGGCGCGGACGACTACATCACCGGTCTCAACTACCAACTCGAGGTGTATTGCCCGGTCGGCGACGATGGCTGCTACGTTGACGATGGCCAAATCCCGGCTGAACTCGTCGGCCTCAGCACCCTCGAATCCGTCGAGGACATGGCCGCCAAGAAGACCTCCACCGCCAACATCGGGGTGTTGAAGCTCCTCGCGGCTAAAAGTGCGCTGCTGGCCAAGGCGCGCTACCCGCACAGCTACCCGCATTGCTGGCGCTCAAAGACGCCCATCATTTTCCGTGCCGTCGATCAGTGGTTTGTTTCCCTCGACCAGGGCGGCCACCGAGCCAAGGCCCTCGAAGCCATCGGCGGCGTGCGCTGGGTGCCGACCCACGGTGAGACCCGCATCCGCGGTGCCGTCGAAGCCCGCCCCGACTGGTGCATCAGCCGTCAACGCTCGTGGGGAGTGCCCATCATCGCGTTTTACGGCCCCGACAAAGCCCCGTTCATCGACGCCGGTGTGATTCGCGCCGTTGCCGACAAAATCGCCACCCGCGGCACCAACTTCTGGTATGACGCGACCTCCACCGAGATCCTCGACGGTGTCGCCCTCCCGGCCGGCTGGCCGGCCGCCGCCGATCTTACCTGCGGTCGGGATACGCTCGACGTGTGGATCGACTCCGGTTCGTCCCACAACGCCGTGCTCGGCACCGGCCAGGGCACCACGTCGCGCCCGGCCGATCTCTACCTCGAAGGCAGCGACCAGCATCGCGGTTGGTTCCAATCTTCCCTCTGGACGAGTATCATCAGCCGCGGCGACGCGCCCTACAAAGCAGTGCTCACCCACGGTTTCATCGTCGGTGAAGACGGCAAAAAAATCTCCAAGAGCGGCACCTACGAAAAACCGCCGACATCGGACAACTACATCAACCAGTTCGGGGCCGACGTGATCCGCCTCTGGATCGCTTCGCAGGATTTTACGCAGGACATCACCTTGTCCGACAAAATCCTCGGCATCGCGGGCGACGCCTATCGGCTCTTCCGCAATACCCTCCGCTACCAACTCTCGACCCAGTTCGATTTCGACCCCGCGCAACACACCGTGCCGGTCGCCGAAATGGACACCCTCGACCGTTGGGCTCTGCACCAAACGGCGGTGCTCGCCGACGCCTGCACCACCGCCTACGACGCCTACGAGTTCCACCGCGTTTTCCAGCTCTGCAATCACTTCTGCGCCGTCACGCTTTCGTCGATCTACCACGATATTCTCAAGGACCGTCTCTATACTTTCCCCGCGAATCATCCACAACGACGCTCGTCGCAAACCGCCATCCGCCACATCTTCGAGACGTTGGTGCGCCTGCTCGCCCCGGTGCTGAGTTTCACCACCGATGAAGCCTGGGCGCATGCCACCACCGGCACCGATTTCACCTCCGATCCGATCCACTTGCAGGATTGGCCGGTCATTCCCGCCGACTGGAAAGATGCGACCATCGACGCCGAAGTGTCCGCGCTTCTCAAAGTGCGTGGCCAAGTCACCGAAGCCATCGAACCCGCCCGCCAAGCCGGTCAGATCGGCAAGTCGCTGGATGCCGCCGTGACCGTTTCCGTCCCCGATGCCAGCCCCGCCGCCGCGGTGCTGACCAAATATCGCGATTTTCTTCCTGAACTCTTTATCGTTTCGCGCGTCTCACTCACGCCCGGTGCCGCTGCACCGGACGTTAAAATTGAAGTGAGTCACTGCCAGAAACATCAGGACGTTCGTTGCCCACGCTGCTGGCGCTGGGTCCCCTCCCTTACCGCCGGTCCCCACGGCGAAACCTGCCCCCGCTGCACGGAGGCTCTCGGCTAA
- the lspA gene encoding signal peptidase II: MTSSPRVPAPDPEAVAADTPAPTTLGVGQRLGAYRLLWVLAIVVLVLDQLTKLWIVERMPLGTYGPERGAITIIDGFFYLVHVGNTGAAWSLFTGRSTLLALLAGSTLAAIYFWRRALGLRDRMVQLSFGLLCGGIVGNLIDRVAYGHVVDFLDFHFGSYVYPTFNVADSGICIGVGIYLIHSLRHPPEQESNK, from the coding sequence ATGACCTCATCGCCTCGCGTCCCCGCGCCTGATCCCGAAGCGGTCGCTGCCGATACCCCGGCACCGACCACGCTCGGCGTGGGTCAACGCCTGGGTGCCTACCGGCTACTGTGGGTTTTGGCCATTGTGGTGCTGGTGCTCGATCAGCTCACCAAACTTTGGATTGTCGAACGCATGCCGCTCGGCACCTACGGACCGGAACGCGGTGCCATCACCATTATAGACGGGTTCTTTTATCTCGTCCATGTCGGCAATACCGGCGCGGCGTGGAGCCTGTTCACCGGCCGCAGCACCCTCTTGGCCTTGCTGGCGGGCAGCACTCTGGCGGCGATTTATTTTTGGCGCCGCGCCCTCGGCCTGCGCGATCGCATGGTGCAGCTCAGCTTCGGACTGCTCTGCGGCGGCATTGTCGGTAACCTCATCGACCGCGTTGCCTACGGCCACGTGGTCGACTTTCTCGACTTTCACTTCGGCAGCTACGTGTATCCAACCTTCAACGTCGCCGATTCCGGCATCTGCATCGGCGTCGGCATCTACCTCATTCACTCGCTCCGGCATCCGCCGGAGCAGGAAAGTAACAAGTAA